From one Lycium ferocissimum isolate CSIRO_LF1 chromosome 5, AGI_CSIRO_Lferr_CH_V1, whole genome shotgun sequence genomic stretch:
- the LOC132055973 gene encoding putative pentatricopeptide repeat-containing protein At1g64310: MFIPFHSILSQLSKLKLTISRTKELHAFIIKTHLSHDPFYATRILRFYAVNNDIISARNLFDKTPQRSIYLWNSLIRAYAKAHKFKDAFSLFKDMLSSEIKPDNFTFACLIRASYENYDVHSLRVLHGAVVLNGLQWDFICSSQLVSAYSRLGCIVDASKVFYGITEPDLVLWNSMISGYGCLGELEKGLELFSRMQIMGVRPDEYTMVGLIISIYDVCVLKIGEVIHGFCLKLGVESKDHVSSLLVSMYCRVKCMDSAFRVFDSVVEPDLVTWSALISGVSLCGNSVKALYLFREMNMKGGKADASLIATVLTACSQLATVQPGSEIHGYAFRHGYQFEVMVSSALVDMYSKCGFLEMGYQVYKTMTFKNIVSYNSIISCLGLYGLASQAFQIFEKALEEGHKPDETTFSALLCACCHAGLVNDGREYFRRMKDQFGISANTEHYVYMVKLLGMEGQLREAYELVQSLEEPVDSGIWGALLSCCDAHRNYELADIVAYHLFGNKLENSSYRVMLSKMYASDGRWDLVNKLRVDSGSTKLKLPGKSWITSKNAFL, from the coding sequence ATGTTCATCCCCTTCCACTCCATTCTTTCTCAACTCTCAAAGCTGAAGCTTACCATCTCAAGAACCAAAGAACTTCATGCTTTCATAATCAAGACTCATCTATCACACGACCCATTTTACGCTACAAGAATTCTAAGGTTCTATGCTGTAAACAACGACATCATTTCTGCTCGCAACTTGTTTGATAAAACTCCTCAACGAAGTATTTACCTCTGGAACTCCTTAATTCGTGCTTATGCTAAAGCCCACAAATTTAAAGATGCATTTTCGTTGTTTAAAGACATGCTTAGCTCTGAAATAAAGCCTGATAACTTTACTTTTGCTTGCCTTATTCGAGCCAGTTATGAGAATTATGATGTGCATAGTTTGAGAGTTTTACATGGTGCTGTTGTTCTCAATGGATTGCAGTGGGACTTCATCTGTAGTAGCCAATTGGTAAGTGCTTATTCAAGATTAGGCTGTATAGTTGATGCAAGCAAGGTGTTTTATGGGATAACTGAGCCAGATTTGGTCCTATGGAATTCAATGATATCAGGTTATGGGTGTCTTGGAGAGTTGGAGAAGGGGTTAGAATTGTTTAGTAGAATGCAGATAATGGGTGTGAGGCCTGATGAATATACAATGGTGGGCCTGATTATAAGTATATATGATGTTTGTGTGCTGAAAATAGGTGAAGTAATACATGGATTTTGTTTAAAACTTGGTGTAGAGTCAAAAGATCATGTAAGTAGTCTACTTGTTAGTATGTATTGTAGAGTTAAATGTATGGATTCGGCGTTTAGAGTCTTTGATAGCGTTGTAGAACCTGATTTAGTTACATGGTCTGCTTTAATAAGCGGTGTTTCGCTGTGTGGGAATAGCGTCAAGGCCTTGTATTTATTTAGAGAAATGAATATGAAAGGCGGGAAGGCAGATGCATCGCTTATAGCCACTGTGCTGACTGCTTGTTCTCAATTGGCAACTGTGCAGCCAGGCAGTGAGATACATGGTTATGCTTTTCGACATGGATATCAGTTCGAGGTTATGGTCTCCTCTGCTCTAGTTGACATGTACTCAAAATGTGGATTCTTGGAAATGGGATATCAAGTTTATAAGACTATGACTTTCAAGAATATTGTGTCATACAATTCAATTATTTCATGTCTTGGTTTATATGGACTTGCATCTCAGGCCTTTCAGATATTCGAGAAAGCATTGGAGGAAGGGCACAAACCAGATGAAACTACTTTTTCTGCACTCCTTTGTGCATGTTGCCATGCTGGTCTTGTCAATGATGGCCGAGAATATTTCAGAAGAATGAAAGATCAATTTGGCATCTCAGCTAATACCGAACATTATGTTTACATGGTAAAGCTTCTTGGAATGGAAGGACAATTGAGAGAAGCTTATGAACTTGTCCAGTCTCTGGAAGAACCAGTTGACTCTGGCATTTGGGGTGCACTTTTGTCATGCTGTGATGCTCATAGAAATTATGAGTTGGCAGATATTGTAGCTTATCATCTATTTGGTAATAAGCTAGAGAATAGTAGTTACAGAGTTATGCTTTCAAAGATGTATGCTAGTGATGGGAGATGGGATTTGGTAAATAAGTTAAGAGTAGATTCTGGATCGACAAAGTTAAAACTTCCTGGAAAAAGCTGGATTACTAGTAAAAATGCATTCTTGTAA
- the LOC132058190 gene encoding histone deacetylase 6-like isoform X1 — protein MGSSIIDGGASLRSTGTDATKRRVSYFFDPYIGDYYYGQGHPMKPHRIRIAHNLVCHYDLHKKMEITKPFPASAKDIGWFHSPDYVDFLSSVSPETLYDAGQLRRFNVGSDCPVFDGLFDFCQASAGGSIGAAVKLNHQDADIAINWAGGLHHAKKSAASGFCYVNDIVLGILELLKSHKRVLYIDIDVHHGDGVEEAFYTTDRVMTVSFHKFGDFFPGTGHIKDIGIGTGKYYALNAPLNDGIDDESFRHLFRPVILKVMDVYQPDVVVLQCGADSLAGDRLGLFNLSVHGHADCLRFLRSFNVPLMILGGGGYTIRNVARCWCYETAVAVGIEPENKLPYNDYWEYFGPDYTLNVEPIPMVNKNSPRDLEKIRNMLLEQLSHLPHAPSVPFQMAPCIIEVPEEREEDMDQRPKPRIWMKEEYESDTDEDEMFE, from the exons ATGGGTTCTTCTATCATAGATGGCGGCGCATCGCTTCGTTCAACGGGTACCGACGCAACAAAACGCCGTGTTTCTTATTTCTTCGACCCTTACATCGGTGACTATTACTATGGCCAAGGTCATCCAATGAAGCCTCACCGTATTCGCATTGCACACAATCTTGTTTGCCATTATGACCTTCACAAGAAAATGGAGATCACTAAGCCTTTCCCTGCAAGTGCTAAAGATATTGGTTGGTTCCACTCGCCTGACTATGTTGACTTTCTTTCTTCCGTTTCACCCGAAACTCTTTACGATGCTGGCCAACTTAGACGATTCAATGTCGGTTCGGATTGCCCTGTTTTTGATGGACTTTTTGATTTCTGTCAAGCTTCTGCTGGTGGGTCCATTGGGGCTGCTGTTAAACTTAATCATCAAGATGCTGATATTGCTATCAATTGGGCTGGTGGATTGCACCATGCAAAGAAAAGTGCGGCTTCTGGATTTTGTTATGTTAATGATATagttcttggaattcttgaaCTTCTCAAATCCCACAAG CGTGTACTGTATATAGATATTGATGTTCACCATGGAGACGGAGTTGAGGAGGCCTTTTACACCACAGATCGGGTTATGACAGTGTCTTTTCATAAGTTTGGGGACTTCTTTCCTGGTACAGGGCATATCAAAGACATTGGTATAGGTACTGGGAAGTACTATGCCTTAAATGCCCCTTTGAATGATGGGATTGATGATGAAAGTTTCCGTCATCTATTCCGTCCTGTAATCCTAAAAGTGATGGACGTTTATCAACctgatgttgttgttcttcaatgTGGTGCTGATTCACTAGCCGGAGACAGGTTGGGCCTGTTTAACTTGTCAGTCCATGGCCATGCAGATTGCCTTCGATTCCTGAGGTCTTTCAATGTCCCTTTAATGATACTAGGTGGTGGAGGTTATACAATTAGAAATGTTGCTCGCTGCTGGTGCTATGAG ACAGCAGTTGCAGTTGGAATAGAACCCGAGAACAAATTGCCTTACAATGATTATTGGGAGTATTTTGGCCCAGATTATACTCTTAATGTGGAACCAATACCTATGGTGAACAAGAATTCGCCCCGGGATTTGGAGAAGATCAg GAACATGTTGCTGGAGCAACTCTCGCATTTACCCCATGCACCTAGTGTTCCATTTCAAATGGCACCTTGCATAATAGAAGTTCCAGAAGAG AGAGAGGAAGACATGGATCAAAGGCCTAAACCACGGATATGGATGAAAGAGGAATATGAGTCTGATACTGATGAAGATGAGATGTTCGAATAA
- the LOC132058190 gene encoding histone deacetylase 6-like isoform X2, which produces MGSSIIDGGASLRSTGTDATKRRVSYFFDPYIGDYYYGQGHPMKPHRIRIAHNLVCHYDLHKKMEITKPFPASAKDIASAGGSIGAAVKLNHQDADIAINWAGGLHHAKKSAASGFCYVNDIVLGILELLKSHKRVLYIDIDVHHGDGVEEAFYTTDRVMTVSFHKFGDFFPGTGHIKDIGIGTGKYYALNAPLNDGIDDESFRHLFRPVILKVMDVYQPDVVVLQCGADSLAGDRLGLFNLSVHGHADCLRFLRSFNVPLMILGGGGYTIRNVARCWCYETAVAVGIEPENKLPYNDYWEYFGPDYTLNVEPIPMVNKNSPRDLEKIRNMLLEQLSHLPHAPSVPFQMAPCIIEVPEEREEDMDQRPKPRIWMKEEYESDTDEDEMFE; this is translated from the exons ATGGGTTCTTCTATCATAGATGGCGGCGCATCGCTTCGTTCAACGGGTACCGACGCAACAAAACGCCGTGTTTCTTATTTCTTCGACCCTTACATCGGTGACTATTACTATGGCCAAGGTCATCCAATGAAGCCTCACCGTATTCGCATTGCACACAATCTTGTTTGCCATTATGACCTTCACAAGAAAATGGAGATCACTAAGCCTTTCCCTGCAAGTGCTAAAGATATTG CTTCTGCTGGTGGGTCCATTGGGGCTGCTGTTAAACTTAATCATCAAGATGCTGATATTGCTATCAATTGGGCTGGTGGATTGCACCATGCAAAGAAAAGTGCGGCTTCTGGATTTTGTTATGTTAATGATATagttcttggaattcttgaaCTTCTCAAATCCCACAAG CGTGTACTGTATATAGATATTGATGTTCACCATGGAGACGGAGTTGAGGAGGCCTTTTACACCACAGATCGGGTTATGACAGTGTCTTTTCATAAGTTTGGGGACTTCTTTCCTGGTACAGGGCATATCAAAGACATTGGTATAGGTACTGGGAAGTACTATGCCTTAAATGCCCCTTTGAATGATGGGATTGATGATGAAAGTTTCCGTCATCTATTCCGTCCTGTAATCCTAAAAGTGATGGACGTTTATCAACctgatgttgttgttcttcaatgTGGTGCTGATTCACTAGCCGGAGACAGGTTGGGCCTGTTTAACTTGTCAGTCCATGGCCATGCAGATTGCCTTCGATTCCTGAGGTCTTTCAATGTCCCTTTAATGATACTAGGTGGTGGAGGTTATACAATTAGAAATGTTGCTCGCTGCTGGTGCTATGAG ACAGCAGTTGCAGTTGGAATAGAACCCGAGAACAAATTGCCTTACAATGATTATTGGGAGTATTTTGGCCCAGATTATACTCTTAATGTGGAACCAATACCTATGGTGAACAAGAATTCGCCCCGGGATTTGGAGAAGATCAg GAACATGTTGCTGGAGCAACTCTCGCATTTACCCCATGCACCTAGTGTTCCATTTCAAATGGCACCTTGCATAATAGAAGTTCCAGAAGAG AGAGAGGAAGACATGGATCAAAGGCCTAAACCACGGATATGGATGAAAGAGGAATATGAGTCTGATACTGATGAAGATGAGATGTTCGAATAA
- the LOC132057548 gene encoding uncharacterized mitochondrial protein AtMg00240-like: MGISGTKSASTPMEMNLRLTTVEYNTLLQSTNDPLLDDIHSYQQLVGKLIYLTITRLDICFVVQVLSQFMQCPKRSHWESAMRMLRYLKKTPGQGVLLKRSNINNLTVFCDVDWASCLNTRRSVTGYVVQLGDSLISWKSKKHHLVNEELLLNIKA; encoded by the coding sequence ATGGGGATAAGTGGTACAAAGTCTGCTTCTACACCAATGGAAATGAATTTGAGACTCACTACAGTTGAATATAATACGCTACTCCAAAGTACAAATGATCCACTTCTTGATGACATTCATAGTTATCAGCAGCTAGTGGGAAAACTGATCTATTTGACAATCACTAGACTAGATATCTGTTTTGTAGTACAAGTTCTTAGTCAATTCATGCAATGTCCCAAAAGATCACATTGGGAATCAGCTATGAGAATGCTGAGGTACTTGAAGAAAACACCAGGGCAAGGAGTGTTACTGAAAagaagcaacatcaacaacttaACAGTTTTCTGTGATGTAGATTGGGCTTCATGCCTCAATACAAGGAGATCTGTCACAGGGTATGTTGTGCAACTAGGTGATTCCTTGATCTCATGGAAGTCAAAGAAGCATCATCTTGTCAATGAGGAGTTATTGTTGAATATAAAAGCGTAA